The following proteins are encoded in a genomic region of Cryptomeria japonica chromosome 11, Sugi_1.0, whole genome shotgun sequence:
- the LOC131047081 gene encoding transcription factor bHLH36-like — protein MASFPYFTTFHSNNDESENNELLKFNSLPSSYLFQHTHLQECNENVVEHYQNISSNPDGNPRYLETLGKSIHSKGKKPVAHPAKKVVHKVTERQRRKDMNSLCSELRSLLPQESLKGKRSLSDQVLEAVNYVRYLENQIKDLTKQRDDINTRAVCYKGVNIPEPLQLLGSDEGFPSVKIISLGSATFQVTINALKSQIALSDVAVALEEARLEILSASFSSISESVFITVHTKASYPKATNMEGLYVKLRHLIM, from the exons ATGGCCAGTTTTCCCTATTTCACGACTTTCCACTCCAATAACGATGAATCGGAGAATAATGAACTCTTAAAATTCAACTCTTTGCCATCAAGCTACCTTTTTCAACATACCCATCTCCAGGAATGTAATGAAAATGTTGTGGAACACTATCAGAATATATCAAGTAACCCTGATGGTAACCCTAGGTATTTGGAAACCTTGGGCAAGTCTATTCACTCCAAAGGGAAGAAACCAGTGGCGCATCCAGCTAAGAAAGTCGTTCACAAAGTGACTGAAAGGCAACGCCGGAAGGACATGAATTCTCTCTGTTCAGAACTGAGATCTTTACTTCCCCAAGAAAGTCTTAAG GGAAAGCGTTCACTGTCAGACCAAGTGCTGGAGGCAGTTAATTACGTTCGTTATCTGGAGAACCAGATCAAAGATCTTACCAAGCAAAGAGATGATATAAACACACGAGCAGTTTGTTATAAGGGAGTCAATATTCCCGAGCCCCTGCAATTACTCGGATCAGATGAGGGTTTTCCATCTGTTAAAATAATATCACTTGGTTCAGCCACATTTCAGGTCACTATAAATGCTCTCAAAAGTCAGATTGCTCTGTCTGATGTTGCTGTGGCGTTGGAAGAAGCTAGACTTGAAATCCTGAGCGCTTCTTTTTCTTCAATTAGTGAAAGTGTCTTCATTACAGTACATACCAAG GCTTCATACCCTAAAGCTACTAACATGGAAGGACTCTATGTAAAACTTCGGCATTTGATCATGTAA